One Hippoglossus hippoglossus isolate fHipHip1 chromosome 5, fHipHip1.pri, whole genome shotgun sequence genomic window carries:
- the fbxo2 gene encoding F-box only protein 2 — protein MARNLLKNPSGEEQLEFWELTENGGNQWTVEDMPGDCGHDFCNDGVTKYFATSFELCLKRQVIDLLAEGYSCEQLDAQPAVKVEDWYCGRTDCGCTYQMTVSLLDENHEVLQEFKPEPAILDPDSDDCSWRQINNKFSEYGPGLRHISFEHGGQDAKFWNGWFGVRVTGSSVTVEV, from the exons ATGGCCAGAAACCTTCTGAAGAATCCCAGTGGGGAAG AACAGCTGGAATTCTGGGAGCTGACGGAGAACGGTGGAAACCAGTGGACGGTGGAAGACATGCCAGGAGACTGTGGCCACGACTTCTGCAATGATGGAGTGACCAAGTACTTTGCGACCTCATTTGA GCTGTGTCTGAAGAGGCAGGTGATCGACTTGTTGGCAGAGGGTTACTCCTGTGAGCAGCTGGACGCTCAGCCTGCCGTCAAAGTGGAAGACTG GTACTGTGGGAGGACAGACTGCGGCTGCACCTACCAAATGACCGTGTCTCTGCTGGATGAGAATCACGAGGTCTTGCAGGAGTTTAAACCTGAGCCGGCGATTCTCGACCCCGACAGTGATGACTGCTCGTGgagacag ATCAACAACAAATTTTCTGAGTATGGCCCCGGACTGCGCCACATCTCCTTTGAACATGGAGGACAAGACGCCAAGTTCTGGAACGGCTGGTTTGGAGTGCGGGTCACTGGGAGCTCTGTTACCGTTGAAGTctaa